From a single Nostoc sp. MS1 genomic region:
- the sbcD gene encoding exonuclease subunit SbcD: MIKILHLSDIHMGSGFSHGRINPDTGLNTRLEDFVNTLSVCIDRALGDPVDLVIFGGDAFPDATPPPYVQEAFASQFRRLVDAQIPTVLLVGNHDQHSQGQGGASLNIYRTLGVPGFVVGDRLMTHHIQTRNGKVQVITLPWLTRSTLMTRQETEGLALAEVNQLLTERLQVVIEGEIRRLDPDVPTVLLAHLMADNANLGAERYLAVGKGFTLPLSLLTRPCFDYVALGHVHRHQNLNKSNNPPVIYPGSIERVDFSEEKEDKGYVMIELEKGNVHWEFCPLPVRSFRTIEVDVSKADDPQAAIVKAIAKYDIQDAVVRLIYKLRSEQMDVIDNASLHTALSSAHTYTIQAELLSQLARPRIPELSASSSIDPMEALKTYLQNREDLKDISASMLEAAEKLLADDVEMVIGQ; this comes from the coding sequence ATGATTAAAATCCTTCACCTTTCTGATATCCACATGGGAAGCGGTTTTTCCCACGGACGCATTAATCCAGACACGGGATTAAATACACGATTAGAGGATTTTGTCAATACTTTATCTGTGTGTATTGATCGGGCGTTGGGAGATCCTGTAGATTTAGTGATATTTGGGGGTGATGCGTTTCCTGATGCTACGCCACCGCCCTATGTGCAAGAAGCGTTTGCAAGTCAGTTTCGTCGTCTGGTTGATGCGCAAATTCCCACGGTGTTGTTAGTGGGAAATCATGACCAGCATTCCCAAGGTCAGGGAGGCGCAAGTTTAAATATATACCGCACTTTGGGAGTGCCGGGTTTTGTTGTGGGTGATAGGTTAATGACTCACCATATCCAAACTCGTAACGGCAAAGTGCAGGTAATTACTTTGCCTTGGCTAACTCGTTCCACACTGATGACACGCCAGGAGACGGAAGGTTTGGCGTTAGCTGAGGTTAATCAACTATTAACAGAACGGTTACAAGTTGTGATAGAGGGGGAAATTCGCCGACTTGACCCCGATGTGCCAACGGTGCTTTTAGCTCATTTAATGGCGGATAATGCTAATTTGGGGGCTGAACGTTATTTAGCTGTGGGTAAAGGGTTTACTTTACCCTTATCTTTATTGACTCGTCCCTGTTTTGATTATGTGGCATTGGGGCATGTCCACCGTCATCAGAACTTAAACAAATCCAATAACCCACCTGTGATTTATCCTGGGAGTATTGAACGGGTAGATTTTAGTGAGGAGAAGGAAGATAAGGGTTATGTGATGATTGAACTGGAGAAGGGAAACGTCCATTGGGAGTTTTGTCCTTTACCAGTGAGGAGTTTTCGCACGATAGAAGTGGATGTGTCCAAAGCCGATGACCCACAAGCTGCTATTGTCAAAGCGATCGCCAAGTATGATATTCAAGATGCGGTAGTGCGGCTAATTTACAAACTCCGTTCTGAACAAATGGATGTAATTGATAACGCTTCCCTTCATACCGCCTTAAGTTCTGCTCATACTTATACTATTCAAGCAGAATTGTTAAGTCAGTTAGCCAGACCCCGCATTCCTGAATTGAGTGCTAGTAGCAGCATCGACCCGATGGAAGCATTAAAAACCTACTTACAAAATCGGGAAGACCTCAAGGATATATCAGCTTCAATGTTAGAAGCCGCAGAAAAGTTATTAGCAGATGATGTAGAAATGGTGATTGGGCAATAG
- a CDS encoding ABC transporter ATP-binding protein translates to MSIYQAPQKSYKQKNRWRNNDWRLFLRLVPYARRNTKLLILSMTLLLPIALANAVQPLLIGQAVSLIRNEPSAYEFLRNRPLSQGLHILEGIILLTIIVRLAITGYQGYLLQKLGQNITAAIRQDLFYHVTSLAVRFFDRTPVGKLITRLTSDVEVLGDVFSTGAIGIVSNIFLMVVITGIMFSIQWQLASLLVVLLLPVTWLIIYFQRKYRKANYKAREELSLLNSQLQENILGINVVQLFRREKFNAELFRNANTRYTQQVDQTIFYDSAVSATLEWIGLIAIAGVLWLGGLLLLEKKLDFGTLSTFILYAQRLFDPLRDFAEKFTVIQSGFTAIERVNDILDEPIEISDRVNARLSVYDAKFGYIDEIVADLESQGINDTPSLGEIRFEHVWFAYKDDDYVIKDLDFVIHPGEKVALVGPTGAGKSSIIRLLCRLYEPTQGRILVDGIDIRELPQAELRRYMAVILQEGFLFTGNVKSNITLGDYYTFEEIQAAAQQTNIAEFIEQLPSGYDTKLRERGTNLSSGQKQLLAFARAAIRNPQILVLDEATASLDVGTEALVQQALNELLIGRTAIIIAHRLSTIRNVDRIFVLKRGELIEQGSHEQLLNSGGLYSTLHNLQMLGT, encoded by the coding sequence ATGAGCATCTACCAAGCCCCACAAAAATCTTATAAACAAAAGAACCGTTGGCGTAACAATGACTGGCGGCTATTTTTACGTTTAGTTCCTTACGCACGGCGTAATACTAAACTTTTAATACTGTCAATGACATTGTTATTGCCTATCGCCCTAGCCAACGCAGTCCAACCCCTATTAATTGGACAGGCTGTATCTTTAATTCGTAACGAACCCAGCGCCTACGAGTTTCTCAGGAATCGTCCTTTGTCCCAAGGGCTACATATCCTTGAGGGAATCATCCTCCTCACCATTATTGTCCGTTTGGCTATTACTGGTTATCAAGGTTACTTACTCCAGAAATTAGGACAGAACATCACAGCCGCTATTCGCCAAGACTTGTTTTATCATGTCACATCCTTGGCAGTGCGCTTCTTTGACCGGACACCCGTAGGTAAACTAATTACTCGCCTCACTAGCGATGTCGAAGTATTAGGAGACGTATTTTCCACTGGTGCGATCGGAATTGTTTCTAATATTTTCTTGATGGTGGTAATTACTGGTATCATGTTTTCCATCCAGTGGCAATTGGCTTCGTTGCTAGTGGTGTTGTTATTACCAGTAACTTGGTTAATTATTTACTTCCAACGTAAGTACCGCAAAGCTAATTACAAAGCTAGAGAAGAACTTTCGCTATTAAATTCCCAACTCCAAGAAAATATTTTAGGAATTAATGTAGTCCAGTTATTCCGGCGGGAAAAGTTTAATGCAGAGTTATTCCGCAATGCTAACACCCGCTATACACAGCAAGTAGACCAAACTATTTTTTATGATTCGGCTGTTTCCGCCACATTAGAATGGATTGGTTTAATTGCGATCGCCGGTGTATTGTGGTTAGGTGGCTTGTTACTTTTAGAGAAAAAACTCGATTTTGGGACTTTATCCACATTTATTTTATACGCCCAGCGTTTATTTGACCCCTTACGAGATTTTGCAGAAAAATTCACCGTCATTCAATCTGGATTTACCGCTATTGAGCGAGTTAACGATATTCTGGATGAACCGATAGAAATTAGCGATCGCGTCAATGCTCGTCTTTCCGTATACGATGCTAAATTCGGTTACATTGATGAAATCGTCGCAGATTTAGAATCCCAAGGCATCAACGATACCCCCAGCTTAGGGGAAATTCGTTTTGAACATGTTTGGTTTGCTTATAAAGATGATGATTACGTCATCAAAGACTTAGATTTTGTCATTCATCCTGGCGAAAAAGTGGCATTAGTAGGCCCAACAGGCGCAGGGAAAAGTTCTATCATCCGTCTTTTATGCCGTCTCTACGAACCCACTCAAGGACGTATTCTCGTCGATGGTATAGATATCCGTGAGTTACCGCAAGCCGAATTACGCCGCTATATGGCAGTAATTTTACAAGAAGGTTTCTTGTTTACAGGTAATGTCAAAAGTAATATTACCTTGGGTGATTACTATACTTTTGAGGAAATTCAAGCCGCCGCCCAACAAACAAATATTGCCGAATTTATTGAACAATTACCTTCAGGTTATGATACCAAATTACGAGAACGCGGCACAAATCTTTCTAGTGGACAAAAGCAATTATTAGCTTTTGCTCGTGCAGCTATTCGCAACCCACAAATTTTAGTTTTAGATGAAGCTACTGCTAGTTTAGATGTCGGTACAGAAGCTTTAGTCCAACAAGCATTAAACGAATTGTTAATAGGACGGACAGCAATTATTATTGCTCACCGCCTATCTACCATTCGCAACGTAGACAGAATTTTTGTATTAAAACGTGGTGAATTAATAGAACAAGGTAGCCATGAGCAATTATTAAATTCTGGCGGACTTTATTCTACTTTACACAACTTACAAATGTTGGGAACTTAA
- a CDS encoding GNAT family N-acetyltransferase — translation MPELETARLRLRYFTLDDFEDLFRLYSDVEVMKYLSPRSREQTQASLIKHIQQWQEHNLGMWAVVHKQSSKLIGRCGLGFLDNTHEVELGYVLDKSYWNLGLGTEASIATLNYGFLTIKLKRIVAIANPQNIASRRVIEKVGMKYEKLAYYYGQDVVYYAISQSEWQPDKALIG, via the coding sequence ATGCCTGAGTTAGAAACCGCCAGATTAAGATTGAGGTACTTCACTTTAGACGACTTTGAAGATTTATTTCGTCTGTACTCTGATGTAGAAGTGATGAAATATTTGTCACCTAGAAGCAGAGAACAGACTCAGGCTAGTTTAATCAAACATATCCAACAATGGCAAGAACACAACTTAGGAATGTGGGCAGTAGTCCACAAACAAAGCAGTAAACTGATAGGTCGTTGTGGTTTAGGTTTTTTGGATAATACTCATGAAGTTGAGCTTGGCTATGTTTTAGACAAGTCCTACTGGAATCTGGGCTTAGGCACAGAAGCCTCAATTGCTACTTTAAATTACGGATTTTTAACCATCAAACTAAAACGGATAGTAGCGATCGCTAATCCTCAAAACATAGCATCAAGGCGGGTAATTGAGAAGGTCGGGATGAAGTATGAAAAGTTGGCTTATTACTACGGTCAAGATGTAGTTTACTACGCCATCTCCCAATCAGAATGGCAACCTGATAAAGCTCTTATTGGATAA
- the rppA gene encoding two-component system response regulator RppA, whose translation MKILLVDDEVELAEPLGRVLTREGYTVDSAYEGTKGSEMAKVGNYDLLILDWMLPGKTGLEICQELRHQGKVTPVLFLTAKDTLDDRVQGLDAGADDYLVKPFELRELLARVRALLRRSGSQTYEEAPPGRLTVADLELDCENQVAYRQGRVIELSQKESQLLQYFMEHTGQLLTHAQILQNLWEDSEPPNSNVIAALIRLLRRKIEVGKEQPLIHTVYGKGYRFGISSVE comes from the coding sequence ATGAAAATTTTATTAGTTGATGACGAAGTAGAACTAGCAGAACCTTTAGGGCGTGTGTTAACTCGTGAAGGTTACACCGTAGACTCAGCTTACGAAGGGACAAAGGGTAGTGAAATGGCAAAGGTAGGTAATTACGACCTACTCATTTTAGATTGGATGTTGCCAGGGAAAACAGGCTTAGAGATTTGTCAAGAACTACGCCACCAAGGTAAAGTTACACCAGTTTTATTCCTCACTGCCAAAGATACTCTAGATGACCGCGTACAAGGTTTAGATGCAGGCGCAGACGACTATCTAGTCAAACCATTTGAACTGCGAGAATTACTAGCCAGAGTCCGGGCTTTATTGCGGCGTTCTGGTTCCCAAACCTACGAAGAAGCCCCACCAGGAAGATTAACCGTAGCCGACTTAGAACTTGACTGTGAAAATCAAGTCGCCTACCGCCAAGGACGAGTTATTGAACTGTCGCAAAAAGAAAGCCAACTTTTGCAATACTTCATGGAACACACAGGACAGCTTTTAACCCACGCCCAAATTCTGCAAAATCTCTGGGAAGATAGCGAACCACCAAATAGCAACGTTATAGCAGCATTAATTAGATTACTCCGCCGTAAAATCGAAGTTGGCAAAGAACAACCTTTAATTCACACAGTCTACGGCAAAGGCTACCGCTTCGGCATATCTTCCGTGGAGTGA
- the hisG gene encoding ATP phosphoribosyltransferase — protein MLTVALPKGELLKHSIRLLQSVGLDFSAFLDSGNRQLQITDASGQAKGLLVRGQDVPVYVEYGQAQIGIIGYDTLREKQPQVAHLVDLQFGYCRMSVAVKASSPYKSPQDLPPHSRVASKYVNCAREYFQSLDLPVEIVPLYGSVELGPITGMSEAIVDLVSTGRTLKDNGLIEITTLYESTARLIAHPLSYRLNTDNLHQLVEQLRSAYAAP, from the coding sequence ATGTTAACTGTTGCGTTGCCGAAAGGGGAACTACTCAAACATAGCATCCGCCTACTACAATCTGTAGGTTTGGATTTTAGTGCTTTTTTAGACTCAGGAAATCGTCAGCTACAAATTACTGATGCCAGTGGACAGGCAAAAGGATTATTAGTTAGGGGGCAAGATGTGCCTGTTTATGTGGAGTATGGACAAGCACAAATAGGTATTATTGGTTACGATACTCTCCGCGAAAAACAGCCCCAGGTGGCTCATTTAGTTGATTTACAGTTTGGTTATTGTCGGATGTCTGTGGCTGTCAAAGCATCTAGTCCTTACAAATCTCCCCAAGATTTGCCACCCCACAGCCGGGTTGCTTCTAAATATGTCAATTGCGCCCGTGAATACTTTCAAAGTTTGGATTTACCTGTGGAAATAGTCCCGCTTTATGGCTCTGTGGAACTCGGCCCAATTACAGGAATGTCTGAGGCTATTGTTGATCTTGTCTCTACAGGCCGGACTTTAAAAGACAATGGTTTGATTGAAATCACTACTTTGTATGAAAGTACAGCCCGTTTAATTGCTCATCCTCTGAGTTATCGCTTGAATACAGACAACTTACATCAATTAGTTGAGCAATTGCGATCGGCTTACGCCGCGCCGTAG
- a CDS encoding GAF domain-containing protein: MKSPLTNEQARLAALRQYQILDTEPEEIYDKLAQLAAFICGTPIALVNFIDENRQWFKAKLGIDVSEMPRTVGLSYLCQEKQGVVVVPDTLADDRFIHNPVVTSYPHVRFYAGVSLLTPDGHFLGTLCVIDREPKQLTQAQIDALEALSHLVISQLELRRNIADVARISEQLVNHEQAARTASETAREQIANILESITDAFFAIDQEWRFTYVNGQAAKLLQKSQDELLGRSAWEVFCNTEDSLFYRETRRAIAQKISVEFEEFYPPLHKWFAVHVYPNKEGVSVYFQDITERCHTAAALRESEERWQLALNGNNDGIWDWNVKTNKVFFSTRWKQMLGYEDHEITNNFDEWSKRVHPDDIDWVMEAIQDHFANKTPYYVTEHRVLCKDGSYKWILDRGQALWDEAGNVVRMVGSHTDITESKRTEEELKRQNLRSQLFAEITLKIRETLDVDEILQTSVNEVQKLLQADRVLIFRLWADGSGTVVQEAVLPGWPVVLGQNILDPCFAEDYVDKYRQGRVSAIFDIAKANIQDCHREFLQQFGVKANLVVPILNRDGIWGLLIAHQCTSPRHWNNSELELLQQLANQIGIALAQGQLLELQTKQSQELARSNTELENFAYVASHDLQEPLRMVTSYLQLLERRYKSQLDSNAEQFITYAVDGARRMQTLINDLLNYSRVTTRGQPFVSVDCGVILQRAIANLKIAIEESGAVITHDPLPTVMADPTQLTQVLQNLIANAIKFRRDAAPKIHIGLVEKSIVNSQQSTVNSQQSKQNPTSPSPPTPSSPHSPLPTPHSPLPTPHSPLPTPQKTWLFSVRDNGIGIEPQYVERIFVIFQRLHSRSKYPGTGIGLAICKKIIERHGGHIWVESEPGQGSTFYFTIPEQLGKQS; the protein is encoded by the coding sequence ATGAAATCTCCTTTAACTAACGAACAGGCGAGACTAGCTGCTCTACGCCAATATCAAATTTTAGATACTGAACCAGAAGAAATTTATGACAAACTGGCTCAGTTAGCAGCTTTTATTTGTGGTACACCCATAGCTTTAGTTAATTTTATTGATGAAAATCGCCAGTGGTTCAAAGCAAAACTCGGTATAGATGTTTCGGAAATGCCGCGAACAGTAGGTTTATCTTATCTGTGCCAAGAAAAGCAAGGTGTGGTAGTAGTTCCTGATACCTTGGCAGACGATCGCTTTATTCATAACCCAGTCGTGACATCTTATCCCCATGTACGATTTTATGCAGGTGTGTCACTGTTAACACCAGATGGGCATTTTTTAGGAACCCTGTGTGTAATTGACAGAGAACCAAAACAACTGACTCAAGCCCAAATTGACGCGCTGGAGGCTTTAAGCCATTTAGTAATTAGCCAGTTGGAACTGAGACGCAATATAGCTGATGTGGCGCGAATTAGCGAACAGTTGGTAAATCATGAACAAGCAGCGCGTACAGCATCAGAGACAGCAAGGGAGCAAATAGCGAATATTCTAGAAAGTATTACTGATGCGTTTTTTGCTATAGACCAAGAGTGGCGCTTTACCTATGTGAACGGTCAAGCAGCTAAGTTACTCCAGAAAAGCCAAGATGAACTATTAGGCAGAAGTGCTTGGGAAGTATTTTGCAATACAGAAGACTCTTTATTTTATCGTGAGACGCGCAGAGCGATCGCCCAAAAAATCAGCGTAGAATTTGAGGAATTTTATCCTCCGCTTCACAAATGGTTTGCCGTTCATGTCTATCCCAATAAAGAGGGTGTGTCTGTTTATTTTCAAGATATTACCGAACGTTGTCACACAGCTGCCGCACTGCGCGAGAGTGAAGAACGTTGGCAATTGGCTTTAAATGGTAACAATGATGGTATTTGGGATTGGAACGTTAAGACAAACAAAGTCTTCTTCTCTACACGTTGGAAACAAATGTTGGGGTATGAAGACCACGAAATTACCAATAATTTTGATGAATGGTCAAAGCGAGTGCATCCCGATGATATTGATTGGGTAATGGAGGCAATTCAAGACCATTTCGCCAATAAAACGCCATATTACGTAACTGAGCATCGTGTATTGTGTAAAGATGGTAGTTATAAATGGATTTTGGATCGAGGTCAGGCGTTGTGGGATGAAGCCGGTAATGTGGTGCGGATGGTAGGTTCCCACACTGATATTACCGAAAGTAAGCGCACAGAAGAAGAATTAAAAAGACAAAATTTGCGATCGCAGTTATTTGCAGAAATCACCCTGAAAATCCGCGAAACCCTGGATGTAGACGAAATTCTGCAAACATCGGTTAACGAAGTGCAGAAGCTTTTGCAAGCTGACAGAGTATTGATTTTTCGACTGTGGGCTGATGGTTCAGGAACAGTAGTCCAAGAGGCTGTTCTTCCCGGCTGGCCAGTAGTTTTAGGACAAAATATACTTGATCCCTGTTTTGCAGAAGATTATGTAGATAAATACCGCCAAGGTAGAGTTAGCGCCATCTTTGATATTGCCAAGGCTAATATTCAAGACTGTCATCGAGAGTTTTTGCAACAATTTGGCGTGAAAGCTAACCTCGTAGTTCCCATTCTCAACCGTGATGGCATTTGGGGCTTACTCATCGCCCATCAATGTACTTCCCCCCGTCATTGGAATAACTCTGAGTTGGAATTATTACAACAACTAGCCAACCAAATTGGTATCGCTTTAGCCCAAGGGCAATTATTAGAACTACAAACCAAACAAAGTCAAGAACTAGCTCGTTCCAACACCGAACTAGAAAACTTTGCCTATGTAGCTTCCCATGACTTGCAAGAACCCTTAAGGATGGTGACTAGTTATTTGCAATTATTGGAAAGGAGGTATAAAAGTCAACTAGATAGTAACGCCGAACAGTTCATTACTTACGCCGTCGATGGTGCAAGACGGATGCAGACCTTAATCAACGACTTACTAAATTATTCACGAGTAACCACCCGTGGACAACCATTTGTCTCAGTTGACTGTGGTGTAATTTTACAACGAGCGATCGCCAATCTTAAAATCGCCATTGAAGAATCTGGTGCAGTCATCACCCACGACCCCTTACCCACAGTCATGGCAGACCCCACCCAACTCACCCAAGTATTGCAAAACCTCATCGCCAACGCCATCAAATTCCGCCGAGATGCAGCACCGAAAATTCATATTGGGTTGGTTGAGAAGTCAATAGTCAATAGTCAACAGTCAACAGTCAACAGTCAACAGTCAAAACAAAATCCCACTTCCCCATCTCCCCCCACTCCCTCATCTCCCCACTCCCCACTCCCCACTCCCCACTCCCCACTCCCCACTCCCCACTCCCCACTCCCCACTCCCCAAAAAACATGGCTATTCTCAGTCCGCGACAATGGTATCGGTATAGAACCCCAGTATGTCGAGCGAATTTTTGTCATTTTTCAACGCCTACATAGTAGAAGTAAATACCCAGGTACAGGTATTGGTTTAGCAATATGTAAGAAGATAATAGAACGCCACGGTGGTCATATCTGGGTGGAGTCGGAACCGGGTCAAGGCTCGACTTTCTACTTCACAATTCCAGAACAACTAGGAAAACAGTCGTGA
- a CDS encoding response regulator: protein MPIEVLLVEDNPGDAELTRIALEDSKISVNLNIVEDGVEAMAFLRKQDKYTNVPHPDIVLLDLNLPRKDGREVLAEIKTDNSLKRIPVVVLTTSQAEEDIIKAYNLAANCYITKPVDFDQFVRIVQSIENFWFAIVKLPPE, encoded by the coding sequence ATGCCAATTGAGGTTTTGTTAGTAGAAGATAACCCAGGAGATGCCGAACTTACACGTATTGCTTTGGAAGATAGCAAAATCTCAGTTAACCTCAATATAGTTGAAGATGGGGTAGAGGCAATGGCATTTCTGCGCAAGCAGGATAAATATACCAATGTGCCGCACCCAGATATCGTACTACTCGATTTGAACTTGCCGCGAAAAGATGGGCGGGAAGTATTAGCGGAAATTAAAACAGACAATTCTCTCAAACGTATTCCTGTAGTTGTATTGACAACTTCCCAGGCGGAGGAAGATATTATCAAAGCTTACAACTTAGCGGCTAATTGTTATATAACTAAGCCAGTTGACTTTGATCAATTCGTTAGAATTGTACAATCCATAGAAAACTTTTGGTTTGCGATCGTCAAGCTGCCACCGGAGTAA
- a CDS encoding response regulator: MADEIIKVLLVEDNPGDAFLIQELIKEVNTAKVELETVEQLSDALTILAGDRYAGIRPRFDVMLLDLSLPDSQGLDTFVRANRETKAIPIIVLTGIDDANLALRAMQAGAQDYLVKGQVTGDLLVRSMRYAIERQRVEEALRHSEERFRVALKNSPIFVFNQDTDLRYTWIYNPITGWTMEEMLGKQDSEIMTEQDAQCLTAIKYNVLTTGSGTRQIVSINTPLGTKYYDLTVEPLRNESQEIVGVTCACIDISERKLAEAKIREQAALLNITTDAICVRDLENKILFWNQGAENLYGWQADEAIGKDTSELLFREPSPEIEAALLNVISQGNWQGELNKVTKAGKDVVVASRWSLVCDEQGKPKSILSVDTDITQKKHLEAQLFRTQRLESIGTLASGIAHDLNNILTPILAGAQLLPLKFPDADERTQHLLEILEINAKRGADLVKQVLSFARGVEGKRITLQLKHLIVEVIKILKETFPKSIEVYTDIPNNLWMVSGDSTQLHQVLMNLCVNARDAMPDGGRLTISAENLLIDENYARMNLEAKQGSYIVVTVSDTGVGIPEENLDRIFEPFFTTKAIGQGTGLGLSTVLGIVKSHGGFISVDSEPGRGTSFKVYLPAVADSEIPSCDHFIPPPGHGELILIVDDEPSIQEITKTSLESYQYQTLVAGDGVEAIALYAKNADKISAVLMNIMLPVLDGLTTIRTLKKINPQVRIIATSGLISKTKLNEIVNTGANSFLAKPYTVNELLLALHEVMI, from the coding sequence ATGGCAGATGAAATTATTAAGGTCTTATTGGTAGAAGATAATCCTGGCGATGCTTTTTTAATTCAAGAGTTAATCAAAGAAGTTAATACAGCCAAGGTAGAGTTAGAAACGGTTGAACAATTATCAGACGCACTGACAATTTTAGCAGGCGATCGCTATGCTGGAATCAGACCGCGCTTTGATGTGATGCTATTAGACCTATCGTTACCTGATAGTCAAGGTTTAGACACCTTTGTCAGAGCTAACCGTGAGACTAAGGCAATTCCCATCATCGTCTTAACCGGGATAGATGATGCAAACTTAGCACTCAGAGCTATGCAGGCGGGAGCGCAGGATTATTTAGTCAAGGGACAGGTAACAGGCGATTTATTAGTCCGTTCTATGCGTTACGCCATAGAACGCCAACGAGTAGAGGAAGCATTACGTCATAGTGAAGAACGATTTCGGGTAGCGTTGAAAAACTCGCCCATTTTTGTGTTCAACCAAGACACAGACTTACGTTATACCTGGATTTATAACCCGATTACTGGGTGGACAATGGAGGAAATGTTGGGTAAACAAGACTCTGAAATTATGACAGAGCAAGATGCCCAATGCCTCACAGCTATTAAATATAATGTACTCACCACAGGCTCAGGGACTCGTCAGATAGTATCTATAAACACCCCTCTGGGTACAAAATATTACGATTTAACTGTCGAGCCATTGCGAAATGAGTCTCAAGAAATTGTAGGTGTAACTTGTGCCTGTATTGATATTAGCGAACGTAAATTAGCAGAAGCCAAAATCCGCGAACAAGCAGCCTTACTTAATATCACTACAGATGCGATATGTGTGCGTGATTTAGAAAATAAGATTTTATTTTGGAACCAAGGCGCAGAAAATCTCTACGGTTGGCAAGCGGATGAGGCTATAGGTAAAGATACTAGCGAGCTTTTGTTTCGAGAACCCTCTCCAGAAATCGAAGCAGCTTTATTAAATGTGATTTCTCAAGGTAACTGGCAAGGTGAGTTAAACAAAGTTACCAAAGCTGGTAAAGATGTTGTAGTGGCCAGTCGCTGGAGTTTAGTCTGTGATGAACAAGGAAAACCAAAATCCATCCTGTCTGTAGACACAGATATTACTCAGAAAAAACATTTAGAGGCGCAATTATTTCGGACTCAACGCCTAGAAAGTATCGGTACTCTTGCTAGTGGTATTGCTCATGACCTCAACAATATCCTGACACCAATTTTAGCAGGAGCGCAATTACTACCCCTGAAATTTCCCGACGCAGATGAACGCACTCAGCATTTGTTAGAAATTTTAGAAATTAATGCTAAACGTGGTGCTGATTTAGTTAAACAAGTGCTATCGTTCGCCAGAGGAGTAGAAGGAAAACGCATCACTTTACAACTCAAACATTTAATTGTCGAAGTTATCAAAATTTTAAAAGAGACATTTCCTAAATCTATCGAGGTTTATACAGATATCCCCAATAATTTATGGATGGTTTCAGGAGATAGTACCCAACTACATCAGGTGTTGATGAATCTCTGTGTCAATGCCCGTGATGCCATGCCTGACGGTGGTAGACTAACAATCTCTGCGGAAAATCTTTTAATTGATGAAAACTACGCACGCATGAACTTGGAAGCCAAACAAGGCTCATATATTGTAGTGACAGTATCGGATACAGGCGTAGGTATTCCTGAAGAAAACTTAGATAGAATTTTTGAGCCATTTTTTACCACCAAAGCCATAGGACAAGGTACAGGCTTAGGACTTTCCACCGTTTTAGGTATAGTCAAAAGCCACGGCGGTTTTATTAGTGTCGATAGTGAGCCTGGAAGGGGTACTAGTTTTAAAGTTTACTTACCAGCTGTTGCAGATTCAGAAATACCAAGTTGTGATCATTTCATACCGCCTCCAGGTCATGGAGAATTAATTTTAATTGTTGATGATGAACCTTCAATACAGGAGATTACCAAAACATCCTTAGAAAGCTATCAATATCAAACTTTAGTCGCTGGTGATGGGGTGGAGGCGATCGCACTCTACGCTAAAAATGCCGATAAAATTAGTGCTGTACTGATGAATATTATGTTACCCGTCCTAGATGGGCTAACCACTATTCGCACCTTAAAGAAAATTAATCCCCAAGTCAGAATTATTGCCACCAGTGGACTAATTTCTAAAACCAAGCTCAACGAAATAGTCAATACTGGCGCTAACTCATTCCTAGCCAAACCCTACACAGTAAATGAATTATTGTTGGCATTGCATGAAGTAATGATTTAG